The Plutella xylostella chromosome 11, ilPluXylo3.1, whole genome shotgun sequence genome contains the following window.
CCAGCAGACTAACAACTAAGGAAAGAAGATTGTCTAATAAGTTGTCATTAGGGGTGATAGAAGTGATAGAGTTGAGGGCACTTCCATTAGGAAGTGAGGAAGATGGGGAAGAGATAAGTGCCTGATGGGCAAGTCTGTCGTAACCAGGACTGAGGGGAGACCTAGGCCTACGCTGTGTGTATACAGTCTTTTTGTATGATTTGTTTGCAGGTGGGCCAATAGGTTGTGAAGCAGTAACTTCAGCAAATGATTTTCTGCTCTTAGGAAGTCGAGCATCGGCTTCAGCGAAAGAGATGCTGTCCTGCGACATAATGACTTTAATGGATTTCTGTCTGGCTTGCTCAGGACAATTTTTACTAGTGGAGGCATGACTTCCGGAACAGTAGATGCAAGTGGGAGGGTCGGCATCGCAAGTCTCACCCAAGTGTGGCTGGGCACACTTGTAGCAGCGAGGCTTGGACCGGCAACTAGCCTTCATATGGCCAAACCTGCAGCAAGCATGGCACTGAATTGTCGGGTAAGTATACCTTTCAATTTCTACCGCTGCACGGTAGGAGAAAATTTTCTCTGGGAGAAGTTGACCTCTAAAGGTGATGACAATGGTCTGAGTGGGGACGTAGGAAGTATTTCCGTTGTTAACTACTTTTCGGCTAATTCTCCGGGCTTTTAGGACAATACCACAGCCAGCCGGGAGGTCCAAGGAACCTACAAACTCATCCATGGAGAGATCAAGTGGTACTCGCCTAGCAACACCCATCCGGGTGATGTGGTAGGTTGGAATTACAGCCTTAAATTTGTTTGTAGTCAGGGCAGGATGCTTGATAAATTCATTGGCTGCCTTCGCAGACCTAAATTCTACAGTGACCCTGTTGCGGCCTGTCATTTTGACACCATCCCTTGTGATGtcggaaattttatttttgtacaaaaattgACCGAACTTGATAGCCCTAAGCGGGGACGAAGCAGCTGGAGCTGTACTTCCCGACGAGCTTTCCTGGGTGACATGTACGATGAATGGGCCGGGGTCAGAGTCGTCGTACACCTTGGTGGCGTCGAGACTAGGGTGCGTGAATATGGTTTGTATGCTTGCGGATGCTAAGTCGGGGTCGACAATAACACGCTTACCTTTTGGTGTTGAACTTTGTTCATCATCCCTAGGGCGCTTTCGCGTCTCCTGGGAAGAGTCCGTGAGTATATCAGGTGAGGAAGACATCTGTTGATCATCTGGGGGATCAGGATCTGGGGGGCGATCCGAGTGGTGCTCCATTATATTGAAATGGAGCTAAAATACGAGTTTACGGACGAACACAACACTTACCACTAACCACCACCACACTTACTACAACAAACAAGTATTAACACTGTAAATTGGCACAGAAAAGGCTCGAAATCGCGCTGATAATTAGGACCACGTGGGTACCCTAGTTACGCTCGAAACGGAATCCtattacagtcgtcgaaatataataggcccgtttggacagctacaaaatgtatggtatgacagctggtgtcaaatcaaaatcattgaaaatctaaacaataaggtactagttattattctatgcaataagtaagttttggtgctttaaaagttcttttttctttcgaccgttaaataataagccggattatgtgtctttttatgtatttcatcaagtaaatcgaGAGTAAAGaccaaatttgtgtagctgtccaaaggggcctattatatttcgacgactgtaagtGCGAGATCTCATTGGTGCGTTACTTGTCGTcgattatcctaactaatattataaatgcgaaagtaactgtgtctgtctgtctgtcttttactctttcacgccaaaactactgaatggatttgaatgaaatttggtatacatagggtctagaccctgggaaagaacataggctactttttatcccggaattcccacgggaaaactttttaaggcgaagcgaagcgcgcgggcacagctagtatttttataaataaccgTTTCCTTGTGGTCTCACCCtatttcattcaaacattgaaggattgtgagtttgacaagtgTATACCTAgtttacctacctaacctatagagcttccactatgttattgtatttttgaggtttccttatgtctggtaagtaaagttggttttcctttgtaGTCATCAAATACGTaagggatttcgaatgtctaAAAAAGAagtaatataatggacagagtatagctACTATTGAAGCTATGATATGATAGCTGAAAATagcaattataaaataaacaacatttcGTAACCGGATGTCCTTGGAACACCGCCCAGCCGACATTGACCTATCTTCTACCGACTCACAAACGAGGCACCCatttttcgctgtacattttgtGCACAAGAGATAGGTTGCGAGTTGCGAGCCGTCTCGCCGGATTTAATGAGTATGGTACACTCtggaatctagatgtgcaggttcttcacgatgttttccttcaccgtaagagtacgtagtaggtataatttgtactaagtactttaattccttataaataaatcaatgcATGGGTAGTTAACCAAGTATCAACATgacaggattcgaacccacaaCGGCCTTATGAATGAGAGCCACCGACTCGTACTCCTTAACttagtttttactttttaattagCTAAGGTGACCCTTAAAAAGCTAGAGCTATTtgtctatctatcgatagagtgaccccccccaAGCTCCCCCACAGAGAGCGACGGGAGGTCAGACTAAACTGGTGGTTGGCGTGTGTGCGATGTGCGTGTGAGTGACGTAAGGGACGAGCCTCCACAGACGTTTCATTGCTAGCTAAAACAGCCGCTAAAGcgcttttatatttttatagccgAGTAAGtacttttctattctattctattctctgtgggggtaacagtacctgcacctggctctctcgaatggaacctttgtgcatatccccaaggtctaaactgccttcctaagcttggaccattttcccaccacgctggtccactgcgggttggtgggttcacatatctagattctagatgtgctaaatctagatatgcaggtttcctcacgatgttttccttcaccgtaagagcgatggtatacattgtacttaaattcagaaaagaactcattggtacatgtcagcgccgggattcgaacccgcatctctggcgtgagaagcgggcgcttacccgactgagctaccaccgctccttgagtaagtacttacttaactacctATCTGGTACTTACCACTTGTTTTAGTAGTTAATGATTTGTAACAGCGTACTAGTTTACTTTTAACGGGTTTTGAAGATGGACCTAGGTGATTGTAGCCAccaaaattatgttaaaagcTTAATAAGAAATCCAAGCAAAACTATAGGAATTACTTATCCCCTTAAATGGCTCTAGAGCAGACAGGCTAGCCGCATTCCTTGCCGCTTGAAGCGCACAAAAAGACGAAAACCAACCAACCATCATGATCATGACGTCATCCGGTCATTCAAGTTTTTTCACATCCACGCTCCGCGCCAACGCACCAAGACGCGTTTAATATTGGAATCATTTCCGAACACAACGCGACTCTGGCCGGCGAGAAAACCGCGAAAAAAGGTTAAAGTTCAATACGATGACATTGGCAGAAGtgattattgtttaaaaagtattgttttattttcttaaagtgaCAGTGTTTTTGGTGGGAAtctaaaaataagtttttgttaCGCAAACGGCCGGTGTGCGAGTGCCAAGAGCTTTTGTGTTTGTTCGGTTTTCCGAGAAAGGACGGATTCTAGCCATCATGGGGGTAAggaattttgtgttttataacttttttactaaaatttgAGTTTTAGAAATGAATCATGTTGccataactatttttttttattgactaCATACTTTTTAACACTTTTGTAGTTAGTTATTGTTATAGCTTTGGATATGGCTTACATAATTCAgtta
Protein-coding sequences here:
- the LOC119694654 gene encoding uncharacterized protein LOC119694654, producing the protein MSSSPDILTDSSQETRKRPRDDEQSSTPKGKRVIVDPDLASASIQTIFTHPSLDATKVYDDSDPGPFIVHVTQESSSGSTAPAASSPLRAIKFGQFLYKNKISDITRDGVKMTGRNRVTVEFRSAKAANEFIKHPALTTNKFKAVIPTYHITRMGVARRVPLDLSMDEFVGSLDLPAGCGIVLKARRISRKVVNNGNTSYVPTQTIVITFRGQLLPEKIFSYRAAVEIERYTYPTIQCHACCRFGHMKASCRSKPRCYKCAQPHLGETCDADPPTCIYCSGSHASTSKNCPEQARQKSIKVIMSQDSISFAEADARLPKSRKSFAEVTASQPIGPPANKSYKKTVYTQRRPRSPLSPGYDRLAHQALISSPSSSLPNGSALNSITSITPNDNLLDNLLSLVVSLLAKFSDTIPPHVALKLKELTSFTQNGSEPDPGPPVECSEP